CGCCGACGAGCACGACATGGCGATGGTGATGACCGGCATGCGGCATTTCCGTCATTAGGAGAGGAGGCCGCTCGAAATGTCCATCTGCGCCCCATGAAAATCCTCGTCATCGGAAGCGGCGGTCGGGAGCATGCCCTGGTCTGGAAAATGTCCCAGAGCCCGAAGGGAGCGACTCTTTATTGCGCGCCCGGCAATCCCGGAATGGCCCGTCTGGCGGACTGTGTTCCCATCAAAAGCGATGATCTGAACGGACTCCTTAACTTTGCGAAGCGGGAGGGGATCGACCTCACGGTCGTGGGACCGGAGGGCCCCTTGACGATGGGTATCACGGACCGCTTTCGGGAGGCCGGGCTTCCCGTCGTGGGTCCGTCGCGGAAAGCGGCCGAGATCGAGTCCAGCAAGGCCTTTTCAAAATCGTTCATGGAACGGCATGCCATACCCACCGCCGTCGCCAAAATTTTTCATGAGCCGGAAGCGGCCGTCCAATACGTCAAACAACATGGGGCGCCGATTGTGGTCAAGGTGGACGGTTTGGCCGCCGGCAAAGGCGTCGTCATGGCGCAGGACGAGGCCGAGGCGATCCGGGCGATCGACCTGATCATGCGCCGGAAGACCTTCGGCGAAGCCGGAAACCGGATCTTGCTGGAAGAACAACTGGAAGGCGAAGAGGCCTCCTTCCTGGTCTTCACCGACGGGAAGACGGTCATCCCGATGGCGACATCCCAGGATCATAAGCGCGTCTTCGATCAGGATCAGGGTCCCAACACCGGCGGCATGGGCGCGTATTCGCCGGCGCCCGTGCTCTCGGAAGAGTTGCAGGAGCGGGTTCTCCGCGACATCGTCCGGCCCACGATCGACGGTCTGGCCCGGGAGGGCAGGCCGTTTCAGGGGATATTGTACACGGGTCTGATGCTCACCCGGAGCGGGCCGAAGGTTTTGGAGTACAACGCCCGTTTCGGCGATCCGGAGACGCAAGTGATCCTGCCGCGTCTTGAGAGCGACCTGGTCGAAATCCTCCAGGCGCTTTCGATCGGGGCCCTGGACCGCGTCCGGGTCCGGTGGAGCCCCAAGGTCTCGGTTTGCGTCGTGTTGACCGCAAAGGGATATCCCGCGACCTATGAATCCGGCCGCGCCGTCCTCGGCATCGATGAGGCCGAATCCCAAAACGGCGTGGTGGTCTTCCACGCCGGGACCGCCGTTCGCGACGGAGAGCTGGTGACGGCCGGCGGGCGTGTATTGGGCGTGACGGCCGTCGGACGCGATTTCCAGCAGGCCCGCGAGTTCGCCTACGCCGCGGTGAGCCGGATCCGCTTTGAGGGCATGCATTGCCGGATGGACATCGGTCTCAAAGGGATCGAGAGTCTCAAAGGACGGAAGGGGCCCGAGAGCCTAAAAGCGGCGGGGTGAATACCCTCCGCGCGCGCGCTCGTTTAAAAATAAAGAG
The DNA window shown above is from Nitrospiria bacterium and carries:
- the purD gene encoding phosphoribosylamine--glycine ligase yields the protein MKILVIGSGGREHALVWKMSQSPKGATLYCAPGNPGMARLADCVPIKSDDLNGLLNFAKREGIDLTVVGPEGPLTMGITDRFREAGLPVVGPSRKAAEIESSKAFSKSFMERHAIPTAVAKIFHEPEAAVQYVKQHGAPIVVKVDGLAAGKGVVMAQDEAEAIRAIDLIMRRKTFGEAGNRILLEEQLEGEEASFLVFTDGKTVIPMATSQDHKRVFDQDQGPNTGGMGAYSPAPVLSEELQERVLRDIVRPTIDGLAREGRPFQGILYTGLMLTRSGPKVLEYNARFGDPETQVILPRLESDLVEILQALSIGALDRVRVRWSPKVSVCVVLTAKGYPATYESGRAVLGIDEAESQNGVVVFHAGTAVRDGELVTAGGRVLGVTAVGRDFQQAREFAYAAVSRIRFEGMHCRMDIGLKGIESLKGRKGPESLKAAG